The Variovorax sp. S12S4 genome includes the window TTCAATTGACAGCTGACCAACATTCGACGCGGATCGAGCTACAGATTCCTGAATACTTTGGGTTGGCCGATAGCCGAAGCCAGTCCGCCTGCTGCGACCGTTAATTCTTGTGCTCGGACGCAGGCGTGGCCATTGTTTCTGTCGGCCAACCCGTCAGAGATGCTCTGGCAGGTCCGCTTGTAGGCGGTGAGAACATCTTGGTTCCGAACATGCTCGCTGTGGTCAGCGAGAAGCGCAGGAAAGCCGTTGCTGGCTTGATGCGCGCGAGCGTTTTGCAAGCAAATCAGAGAAAGTCTCGCTTCTTTGAGCCCGGTCCGACACAGACGCTTTCTGCGAGCGACGCTTTGGCTGAGCGGCGCATCAATAAATAACCATATGGCACGCAGCACACTCGCAACACTCTATTCCACTCATCAAGGCAAGCTCTCGGACAAATGGTCGAGCTATATCTCTATCTATGAGCGACTGTTTTCGGAGCTGAAAATTAAGCCCTTGCGAATTCTGGAGATCGGTATTCAGAACGGCGGGTCTCTGGAAATCTGGGCCGAGTATTTTCCGCACGCCACGTATATCGTTGGATGCGACATCAACGAGGCATGCCGAGAGCTGACTTACGATGACCACCGCATACATGTCGTTGTGGGTGACGCAAACACTGATCAGGTCGAGGACGCTGTCGTTTCTTATTCACAAAAATTCGATCTCGTCATCGATGACGGCTCGCACCGGTCCAGTGACATCATCCGTTCCTTCGAGCGCTACTTTTCGCGCCTTGAGGACGGAGGCTTGTTCGTCGTCGAGGATCTGCATTGCTCTTATTGGGCCGAATTTGAGGGCGGCTTGTTCAGTCCGACGTCCTCAGTGGCATTTTTCAAGCGGCTTGCAGATGTCGTCAACCATGAGCACTGGGGCGTTCCCGACGCGCGGACCGCGCTACTCGAATCGTTCGCCAAAACCTACGGCGTTGCATTCGACGAAAAGGTGCTTGCCCATATCCACGCGGTCGAGTTTTTGAACTCGGTTTGTGTGATTCGCAAGAAGATGCCGGCCGATAACCGACTTGGTACGCGTGTGATTTCGGGGCAGGGAGTGATCGTGGATGCGGGCCCCCTCGCATTGCGCGGCTCTGGTCCGCCGCAGTTCGACCAATCAGGAAATGCCTGGTCGAAGCTTAAGCCCCTGCCGGAAGATGAACTTGCGGGCTTGCGTGTTTCGGCGCGAGACCTCGAAGCAGCTCTGGCGGTACGCACCGCTGAGTTGCGCGACGCCCGCAAGGCGGCTCTCTACGCAGATATTCGATCCAATGTTGTGCAGAGTCACGTCCATCAACTGCGGGGAAGGTTGAGCGAGGGCGCAAGGGAGGCGCAGCAGCTCTTTGAGGCGCTTCAAACCCTTCGCACGCATACGAGCACGCTTGAGAGCGTGTTGAACCTCCGTCAGTCGCAAGTTGACGAAATATTTAAATCCACGAGTTGGCGCGTCACCAAGCCTCTTCGCTGGGTTGGTCTTCAAAAGAGGCGGGTCGCTCGTGCAGCCAAGCTGCTGCCGGCGCTCTCTCAACGTGCCGGTGGGTTCTCGAATTTGGCCCGCCGGGGTGTTCAGGTGCTGAGCCAGTCTGGTCTGCGCGGCCTGCGCAACTCCATTCGCGCCGTTGAAGAGGAAGAACTCGGGTTGAAGAGCTCGCCAGCACCCGACACGTTCACTTCGGGAACTGATCCATTCGAGGATATTGCTCGCCAGATCTACGCCAGTCAGCAAGCGGAGCTTGCCCCTCGCGAGATCCTTGAATCCATCAGCAGATTCGAACAAAAGCCGATGATCTCCGTGATCATGCCGGTCTATAAAACTCCAGTGCAATGGTTGGCTCGCGCCATCGAGTCGCTGCAAGAGCAGTTCTATGACAACTGGGAGCTGTGTGCCGTGGACGATTGTTCGCCGACGGCCGATCAACGAAAAGTCCTTGAGCAATATGCAAGGAACGATCCTCGCGTGCGCTATCGCGTGCTCGAGAGGAACAGCGGCATCGCTGCGGCGTCCAATGCCGGACTCGAGATGGCACAGGGCAAATTCATCGCATTGCTGGATCACGACGATGAACTGCCGGGAGACGCGCTCTTCTGGGTCGTGGATGCCATCAACAAGAACCCGCGTGTCGACTTCATCTACACCGACGAATGCAAGATAGACGATACATCGGAGCGCCGACTTTCCGATTTCATATTCAAACCGGATTGGTCGCCGGAGATCTTGTTCAACTCCATGTTGACCGGGCATTTGACGGTCTACAAGAAGGACGCAGTCGATGCGCTGGGAGGCTTCCGAAGCCAATTTAACTTCTCGCAGGATTACGATCTTGCCTTGCGCATGGCCGAAGTAGCTCGAGAGATCGTGCACGTTGAGCGGGTGCTCTATCTCTGGCGCTCGATTCCGGGCTCTGCGGCAAGCGGCGGAAAGGATTTTGCACGCGAGTCCAACATTGCAGCGCTGGACGATGCGCTTGTCCGGCGTGGCATCCAAGGAAAGGCGAAACCTCTTCCCCACGTCAATTATGTCGAGGTCGCGGTGCCGAAGACCGTCAAGGTGTCTATCGTCATTCCTTCGGATTCATTCAAGAACCTCAAACTTGCGTTGAATGCGATCTTGGGGAAAACCGACTATCCAAACTACGAAGTGGTGGTCGTCTGCAATGGGCCGCTGGCCGAACAGCTCGAAGACGAATTCCGCAGTTCGCCACATATTGTCTTTCTGCCCTACAACAAGAAGTACAACTTCTCCGACAAGTGCAATGAAGGCGCGCGCGCCGCCACTGGAGAGATCGTGGTTTTTTACAACGACGATGTATTTCCCGCCCAATCCGACTGGATCGAAAAGCTCATCGAGTACCTTTCGATATCGGGTGTCGGAGGTGTTTCGCCTAAGTTGCTCCACGAGGACGAGACCATTCAATATGCGGGCATGATCTCGGGGACGCCAGGTCTTTGCGGTACTGCATACAACAATCTCCCTAGAGAAGCGACCGACTCATTCCTGTCCATGCACAAGTACGTGCGCAATGTGTCCATCCTGTCGGGCGCGTGCTGCGCGCTCAAGACTGAAGTGTTTTGGCGCATCGGCGGTTTTGATCCAATCAACACGCCCGATGGCCACTCGGACATGGATCTGAGCTACAAGCTGCTGGATGCGGGGTATCGCTGCGTCTACACGCCGCATGCTGTTCTGTATCACATCGGGAATCATTCCTGGGGTGCAAAGGCTGTCAAATACAAGGCGGACATCTACGCGTTAAAGCGATGGGGGCGTACCTTTCGAAAGATCCGAATTTCACGGATTCGATGAAGAAGGTGCTTTACCGCGATTTTCGGTTCGACTACAAGATTTTTGCGTCGCATATCGATGCAAGTGCCACCTACACGGGACCCGACGTCCTGTTCGTGTCGCACGAGCTTTCGCTGACCGGCGCCCCGCGCATGCTTTTGTGCGCAGCGGTCGCGGTGCTGCGAAGTGGGGGTTTTCCCGTCGTAGTGGCACCTGAAGATGGTCCAATGCGAAGGGAGTTGGAGCAGGCGGGCGTGGTGGTGATTGTGGATGAATCACTTTGCGAAGGGCATTTCCTGTTCGAGCGTTTCGCAAGGAATTTTGATGCGGTGGTGGTGAATACGATGGCTGTGAGCGCTGTCGTCCGCCAAGTTGAAGCCATCGACGATCTCGACGTGATCTGGTGGCTGCACGAAGGGCAGGCGCTTCAAGCAGCATTGGAAGCAGAGCCGGGAATCGACAGAACGCGCGTGCGGCTGCTTTGTGTCAGCGAATACGCTCGCGGTTACCTGCCGGCCGATTTTCGAGCCGATGTGCTCTATAACGGAATTCCGGATCGCAGCGGCGAGGTTCAAAAAAGCCTTTAGCGGACCGCTGCACCTTTGTGCTTGCGGGAACGATAGAGCATCGCAAAGGACAGGACTTGTTCGTTGACGCCATTCTTCTGCTGCCAGAGGATGTGCGTGCTTCCTGCCAGTTCCTGTTGACTGGCAAGCTCTCCGAGCAAAATCTGCCTTTCTGGTCAAGTGTGCGCGAGCGAATGGGAACTGTGCCGGAGATCGAATATCTAGGCCTGTTGAGCC containing:
- a CDS encoding glycosyltransferase, with protein sequence MARSTLATLYSTHQGKLSDKWSSYISIYERLFSELKIKPLRILEIGIQNGGSLEIWAEYFPHATYIVGCDINEACRELTYDDHRIHVVVGDANTDQVEDAVVSYSQKFDLVIDDGSHRSSDIIRSFERYFSRLEDGGLFVVEDLHCSYWAEFEGGLFSPTSSVAFFKRLADVVNHEHWGVPDARTALLESFAKTYGVAFDEKVLAHIHAVEFLNSVCVIRKKMPADNRLGTRVISGQGVIVDAGPLALRGSGPPQFDQSGNAWSKLKPLPEDELAGLRVSARDLEAALAVRTAELRDARKAALYADIRSNVVQSHVHQLRGRLSEGAREAQQLFEALQTLRTHTSTLESVLNLRQSQVDEIFKSTSWRVTKPLRWVGLQKRRVARAAKLLPALSQRAGGFSNLARRGVQVLSQSGLRGLRNSIRAVEEEELGLKSSPAPDTFTSGTDPFEDIARQIYASQQAELAPREILESISRFEQKPMISVIMPVYKTPVQWLARAIESLQEQFYDNWELCAVDDCSPTADQRKVLEQYARNDPRVRYRVLERNSGIAAASNAGLEMAQGKFIALLDHDDELPGDALFWVVDAINKNPRVDFIYTDECKIDDTSERRLSDFIFKPDWSPEILFNSMLTGHLTVYKKDAVDALGGFRSQFNFSQDYDLALRMAEVAREIVHVERVLYLWRSIPGSAASGGKDFARESNIAALDDALVRRGIQGKAKPLPHVNYVEVAVPKTVKVSIVIPSDSFKNLKLALNAILGKTDYPNYEVVVVCNGPLAEQLEDEFRSSPHIVFLPYNKKYNFSDKCNEGARAATGEIVVFYNDDVFPAQSDWIEKLIEYLSISGVGGVSPKLLHEDETIQYAGMISGTPGLCGTAYNNLPREATDSFLSMHKYVRNVSILSGACCALKTEVFWRIGGFDPINTPDGHSDMDLSYKLLDAGYRCVYTPHAVLYHIGNHSWGAKAVKYKADIYALKRWGRTFRKIRISRIR